The genomic region TGACTCCAACTGTAATTTTCTTGGTTGATTTCTATGAGTTAgataaaatacatcatttaaacGTTTGAAACAATGAAGCTAAGAGTAGGTTGTTCCCTGACATCACCACCATCCTAGGCAGGGGAGTGGAACGGTTAAGGACATGGCTTCTCACCCAAtcacttagctgtgtgaccctgggcaagttcttAATcttagctttcagtttttcaccaagGTACACTGTTGGCTGTGTGTTTggcatatatggcttttattatgttgaggtatgtacCTTCTATTCTTTTAGGTGTAAGGCTAGCAAGTAAACTGTTAATAGTTTTGAATTTAGGTGGTGGGTATGGAGCATATTATTtgaatttatagaaaattttgGCATTTTACAATTCAGTTCTGTTTTGGACAAACGGGTTTTATCAGTAACAAATCTGAGTAAGTGCAGTGCTGTTAAAGTAAGCACAGTAACTATGAAAGTAAAACATAGGCCCCTGTGAAGGGTCCAGGTTAGTTCCTAAATACTACCATGCCTGCTAGAGAAGTTCGCTCTGCTATTTGTCTTAGGGAAAGCCTTTGAGATAGGAGTATttagtaactttattttctaaaaatccaTCCTCCGTATATGTTTTCCCCTACATcttcacttcattaaaaaatgagcagaaacaaagacaaagacTTAATCTGGATACAGGTTTTGAGTCAGCCCAGTTCAGCCCTTAAGGAGCGAAGGTCCCCCAGGAGAAGTTTGGCACTTGGCCGCCGCACGGCGCTGGCCCCCCAGGAGCACCGGAGCATGCCCTCCAGCTTCTTCCCAGGCGTGGAGTCGGTGAAGACCGCGGCTGAGAGGGACGGACGAAGGTTGTAGGCCACCACCGCATAGAGCACGTGCTGCCGCTCCCCCGAGTAAGGCACCTCCCCGGTGGCCATCTGCCAGAGAGTGATGGCGAAGGCATAGATGTCCGCTTTGGGCGTTATGGGCTCTCCTTTCAGGAGCTCTGGGGCCCGGTGGGTGTACGTGCCGCCCAGGTGCTGGGGAGTCGGGAGGCACCGCAGGTCTTCCAGCCTCTCTGAGCAGCCAAAGTCCCCAATTTTGCAGACGTCTTGCTCACTGATCAGAATGTTCGCCGGCTTCAGGTCCAGGTGCACGATGCTTTGGGAGTGGAGGAAAAGCAGGCCATTGACAACGTCTAGGGAGTACTTCAGACACTTGGCCAAAGTCAGCTGCTCTCCGGCACCGCGGTGAGGCTCGTCCTCCTCGGCGCAGCCGCCGGCGCCGTATATGACCTGGTGCAAAGTGACGTCGCCCCCGAACTCCATGATGATGGTGCCCAGACTGTCGAAGCCCGCGGGCGCGCGCGTGCTGGCCGCCACCACGCGCACGATGTTGGCGTGGCGGAGCCGCGCGATGTTGAGCTCAGCCCAGAAGCTGCGCTGGGAGGCCAGCCGGTTCTTGGTGCACTTGCTCACCTGCTTTATGGCCACGGGCACGCCGTGGTAGGTGGCCTTGTACACGGAGCCAAAGCCTCCggctcccagcctctgctgcagGCACACCTGTTCCCAGTCGATGGAGCACCAGGCCAGACGGCGCGGAAGGCGCGGGGCCCGGGGCGGGGTGCCCCCCGGGAAGAGCTTCCCTGCCGGCCCCGGGAGCTCGCACGGGCTGCTGCAGGGCCGGGAGTCCAGCGACGACGGGGAGAAGTCGGCCTGCAGGTAAGGGCGCCGCGGGAGAGGCGAGGGCATCGCCCCTGCCGAGTGGGCCCCTCTGCGGCCCAGGTGAgcgggaagggaagaggagacccCGCGAGCCTGCAGGCATGACGGGTTGACCTCCGCTCTGCTCCACCCCCGCGcttttctcctctgccttcatcttccccAAACGAGCCACATCTGCCTGGTTACTCTGCGAGGGTTTTTATCAGATGGGGAAGCAATCTGCACGAAGCACAACAATCCCATGCAGATGAAAGCATCGCCTTTCAACATTAAGTGAATTCTTACAAAAAACAAGCCTGGGAGAAGAGTTCAGCAGATAAACAGCCCTGAGCTGCCCCAGGGCTCACCCCTCGTTTACACTATTCctttaattataataaaacagGCATTTTCCCGCAAGTCTCATCCTTTGAGCGTTATCAGTCCACAG from Camelus dromedarius isolate mCamDro1 chromosome 30, mCamDro1.pat, whole genome shotgun sequence harbors:
- the MOS gene encoding proto-oncogene serine/threonine-protein kinase mos, coding for MPSPLPRRPYLQADFSPSSLDSRPCSSPCELPGPAGKLFPGGTPPRAPRLPRRLAWCSIDWEQVCLQQRLGAGGFGSVYKATYHGVPVAIKQVSKCTKNRLASQRSFWAELNIARLRHANIVRVVAASTRAPAGFDSLGTIIMEFGGDVTLHQVIYGAGGCAEEDEPHRGAGEQLTLAKCLKYSLDVVNGLLFLHSQSIVHLDLKPANILISEQDVCKIGDFGCSERLEDLRCLPTPQHLGGTYTHRAPELLKGEPITPKADIYAFAITLWQMATGEVPYSGERQHVLYAVVAYNLRPSLSAAVFTDSTPGKKLEGMLRCSWGASAVRRPSAKLLLGDLRSLRAELG